Genomic segment of Streptomyces zhihengii:
CGTCCCAGGGAGCTCTTGCCCTCCAGCCGCGACGCCAGGTCGTCCGGCAGCGAGATGACCTCGAAGGTCGACGCCAGCACGAACTCGCCCGGGTGCAGGATGAACGCCTCGTCCCCCTCCGGCTCGACGAGCCGGGTCAGATCGGCCTGCTCGACGGCGGGGTCGATGTGGGGGTACCGGTGGTTCTCGAACACCCGGAAGTAGCGGTCCAGCCGCACGTCGATGCTCGACGGCTGCACCATGGATTCGTCGTACGGATCGATGCGTACCCGTCCGGCGTCGATCTCGGCCCGGATGTCCTTGTCTGAGAGAAGCACGCCCCGAGGATACGCAGAGCGCGCGGGCCGTCCCCAATCGGACACCTGCCCGCGCGCCCGCGCCCGCCTCTGTTACCGCTGGTCCGACCGCCCCTGCACCACCACGGGCACGGCGTTCCTCAGCCGCGCACACCGCGGACACCGCACGAGCCGCCCGGGCCCGAGCCGGTCCGCGCCGAGCTGCTGCAGAGGAAACGAAGCGGTACTGAACACGTGCCCTTCGGCACAGCGGACGACGGTGCGCTCCATCAAGTCCATCGGGCCCCTTCCCCAACGAATGCGGACGAAGCCCCACATTAGGTGATGACCCGGACCGACTCGCACGCGGCACTCCGCGCCCCGAGGTTACGCCCCAACTCCCGCC
This window contains:
- the dcd gene encoding dCTP deaminase, giving the protein MLLSDKDIRAEIDAGRVRIDPYDESMVQPSSIDVRLDRYFRVFENHRYPHIDPAVEQADLTRLVEPEGDEAFILHPGEFVLASTFEVISLPDDLASRLEGKSSLGRLGLVTHSTAGFIDPGFSGHVTLELSNLATLPIKLWPGMKIGQLCLFRLASPAEEPYGSERYGSRYQGQRGPTASRSFINFHRTQV